Proteins from a genomic interval of Mycolicibacterium madagascariense:
- a CDS encoding helicase-related protein, whose protein sequence is MPPEAIRFVHEARNPAQLKALFAQCNRGEVSVLIGSTEKMGTGTNVQSRLAALHHVDVPWRPADLEQREGRIVRQGNQNDEIDMFLYVTESSYDTVMWQKVQAKDLFIQQMRRKEVLDSEIEDLGGGDIGAAAAEAKAIATGDPRYLRQVELDDTVRRLTALDRAHQQSVRSRDWQVTVLERAIPNKQTDIDALAPVAQAAAERGDAPHRVVVGGSTFAERTDAAAALTTACRRAYLAGKDRGASRFEPIGAAINGVEVLGARDLTHDMLLLRLNVPSRSAEIDGAELLAAGSSLGLDVSGPKQLGLLRRVENLYTGLPEHHVRLQREQERQRAELDDLLAHPPAPFEQRSELEAKQAELSALTLELRMAAETPEAKARAEAANQRMKMRGREPGWSLTLNPTPALVEELGYPNADAVRRAVRIRERMALEHHQREITPRNQDRSRDEDDRGLGH, encoded by the coding sequence ATGCCGCCAGAGGCCATCCGATTCGTTCACGAGGCGCGCAATCCCGCACAGCTCAAAGCCCTCTTCGCGCAATGCAATCGCGGCGAGGTGTCGGTGCTTATCGGCAGTACCGAGAAGATGGGCACCGGCACCAACGTGCAGTCCCGCCTGGCCGCCCTGCACCACGTCGACGTTCCGTGGCGTCCCGCTGACCTGGAGCAGCGCGAAGGGCGCATCGTGCGCCAGGGCAACCAGAACGACGAGATCGACATGTTCCTGTACGTCACCGAGTCCAGCTACGACACCGTGATGTGGCAGAAAGTGCAGGCGAAAGACCTGTTCATCCAACAGATGCGGCGAAAGGAAGTGCTCGACTCCGAGATCGAGGATCTCGGTGGGGGAGACATCGGCGCGGCCGCGGCCGAAGCGAAGGCCATCGCCACCGGTGACCCCCGCTACCTGCGCCAGGTCGAACTCGACGACACCGTACGCCGCCTCACCGCGCTGGACCGGGCGCACCAGCAGTCCGTACGCAGCCGCGACTGGCAGGTCACCGTTCTCGAACGCGCCATTCCGAACAAGCAGACCGACATCGACGCCCTCGCCCCCGTAGCGCAGGCCGCCGCCGAGCGCGGGGACGCACCGCACCGCGTCGTCGTCGGCGGCAGCACCTTCGCCGAGCGCACCGATGCCGCGGCCGCCCTCACGACGGCGTGCCGTCGCGCCTACTTGGCCGGCAAGGACCGCGGCGCCTCGCGCTTTGAACCAATCGGCGCCGCCATCAACGGGGTCGAGGTCCTGGGCGCCCGTGACCTCACCCACGACATGTTGCTGCTGCGGCTGAACGTCCCCTCGCGCAGCGCCGAAATAGACGGTGCCGAGCTGTTGGCCGCCGGGTCATCGCTCGGGCTCGACGTCTCCGGACCAAAACAGCTCGGTCTGTTGCGCCGCGTGGAGAATCTCTACACCGGACTGCCTGAGCACCACGTGCGCCTGCAGCGCGAACAAGAACGCCAGCGTGCCGAACTCGATGACCTGCTGGCTCATCCGCCAGCGCCTTTCGAGCAGCGTAGCGAGCTGGAGGCCAAGCAAGCGGAGTTGTCCGCGCTCACGTTGGAGCTGCGGATGGCCGCCGAGACCCCCGAGGCGAAGGCCCGCGCCGAAGCCGCCAACCAGCGGATGAAGATGCGCGGACGCGAACCCGGCTGGAGTCTCACCCTGAACCCCACCCCGGCGCTGGTCGAAGAACTCGGCTATCCCAACGCCGACGCGGTGCGCCGCGCCGTGCGCATCCGCGAACGCATGGCGCTCGAACACCACCAGCGCGAGATCACGCCCCGCAACCAGGATCGCAGCCGCGACGAGGACGACCGCGGACTTGGCCACTAG
- a CDS encoding CAP domain-containing protein produces MIAGKSVARLAASVALGVAALTTLMLDVPQAHADNRRLNDSVAINVYTIQHQAGCTTRIRPNAKLRLAAQWQTEDVLNNRNLDGDIGSDGTTVSDRARNAGYDGVVAETVAINPALAISGIEILNQWYYRPDYFAIMSDCGNIEIGVWSENSLDRTVVVAVYGKGDSSA; encoded by the coding sequence ATGATTGCGGGAAAGAGCGTTGCCCGGCTCGCCGCCAGCGTTGCCCTCGGGGTCGCGGCCCTTACCACCTTGATGCTCGACGTGCCGCAGGCCCACGCGGACAACCGCCGACTCAACGACAGCGTGGCGATCAACGTGTATACGATCCAACACCAGGCCGGTTGCACTACACGCATCCGTCCAAACGCGAAGCTGCGGCTGGCTGCTCAGTGGCAAACCGAAGACGTGCTCAACAATCGCAACCTCGACGGCGACATCGGCTCCGACGGCACGACCGTGTCCGACCGAGCACGCAACGCCGGCTACGACGGCGTCGTAGCCGAAACAGTTGCAATCAACCCAGCGCTCGCCATCAGCGGGATCGAAATCCTCAACCAGTGGTACTACCGTCCGGACTACTTCGCGATCATGAGCGACTGCGGAAACATTGAGATCGGGGTCTGGTCAGAGAATTCCCTGGATCGCACCGTCGTCGTCGCGGTATACGGAAAGGGCGACAGCTCAGCTTGA
- a CDS encoding DUF4226 domain-containing protein, with protein MGFWQQQVNDLMTGIGGLGGFNPPLDSPTPDPTLPPYPAPTYQPQIPGPDGVAPQVPQYPPYIPEQQMPTSSGMPRSTLDGIHDDGGVILKKPGELGPPQYPMGPRYTESPDGSGVWVPDHRPLPPGSVRPAGWDGKGADQAEAADAKLRKTHDALNEADQGLAQHIIDAHTADAQTKTQLQRIQQEIQQGVAAMQPSLGTAAGREQLAEFLDRKASEAKQVASNAQEKSARLVSGFQTVGQQFEASSDPYWDWLHDFRDGSEAIEPIDPGGAAAGPGAGPAIPPSIL; from the coding sequence GTGGGGTTCTGGCAACAGCAGGTCAACGACTTGATGACGGGCATCGGCGGGTTGGGCGGTTTCAACCCGCCGTTGGACTCGCCGACGCCGGACCCCACATTGCCGCCATATCCGGCCCCGACGTACCAGCCTCAGATCCCCGGCCCTGATGGTGTTGCTCCGCAGGTGCCGCAGTACCCGCCTTACATCCCCGAGCAGCAGATGCCCACGTCGTCGGGAATGCCGCGCTCCACTCTCGACGGTATTCACGACGACGGCGGCGTAATCCTCAAGAAGCCGGGTGAACTCGGACCGCCGCAGTACCCGATGGGCCCGCGCTACACCGAGTCCCCGGATGGGTCCGGGGTGTGGGTGCCTGATCACCGCCCGTTGCCGCCAGGATCGGTCCGGCCGGCAGGCTGGGACGGCAAGGGCGCCGATCAGGCCGAGGCCGCTGATGCCAAGCTGCGCAAGACCCACGACGCGCTCAACGAAGCCGACCAGGGGTTGGCGCAGCACATCATCGACGCGCACACCGCCGATGCGCAGACCAAGACGCAGCTGCAGCGCATCCAACAGGAGATTCAGCAGGGCGTCGCCGCCATGCAACCGTCCCTGGGCACCGCCGCCGGTCGCGAGCAGCTCGCGGAGTTCCTAGACCGCAAGGCATCTGAGGCCAAGCAGGTCGCGAGCAACGCGCAGGAGAAATCGGCACGACTTGTGTCGGGCTTTCAGACCGTCGGTCAGCAGTTCGAGGCCTCGTCTGATCCGTACTGGGACTGGCTGCATGACTTCCGCGACGGCAGTGAGGCCATCGAGCCGATCGATCCCGGCGGCGCCGCGGCGGGTCCGGGCGCGGGGCCCGCGATCCCGCCGAGCATCCTCTAG
- the istA gene encoding IS21 family transposase → MLSVEDWAEIRRLYRAEGLPIKAIVRVLGVSRNTVRSAIASDAPPKYQRTPAGSIVDEVEPRIRELLQSYPRMPATVIAERVGWDRGLTVFKKRVAELRPVYLPPDPASRTSYVAGEIAQCDLWFPPIDLPVGFGQVRRPALLPVLTMITGYSRWLSALLLPTRSAADLFAGWWQLIEKLGAVPRVLVWDGESAIGRWRAGRVELTGECQAFRGSLGTKVLVCKPADPEAKGLVERCHDHLERSFLPGRSFGSPSDFNTQLQQWISVVNTRHRRALGCTPADRMVADRQAMLALPPVAPATGWRSSTRLARDHYVRLDGNDYSVHPSVIGRRIEVIADLNVVRALCEGRVVADHERIWARHQTISDPEHVAAARSLRRERVAVLHSVAELDVEQRALSDYDTALGVGDLDGGVA, encoded by the coding sequence GTGTTATCCGTGGAGGACTGGGCTGAGATCCGCAGGCTGTATCGAGCGGAGGGGCTACCGATCAAGGCAATCGTGCGGGTGCTGGGTGTTTCGAGGAACACGGTGCGCTCTGCCATCGCCTCGGACGCGCCGCCAAAGTATCAACGCACGCCGGCGGGCTCGATCGTGGACGAGGTCGAGCCGCGCATTCGCGAACTGCTGCAGAGCTATCCGAGGATGCCAGCGACGGTGATCGCCGAACGAGTGGGCTGGGACCGTGGGTTGACGGTGTTCAAGAAACGGGTCGCCGAGCTGCGCCCGGTTTATCTGCCACCGGATCCGGCGAGCCGGACGAGCTACGTGGCCGGCGAGATCGCCCAATGCGATCTATGGTTTCCGCCGATCGATCTGCCGGTGGGATTTGGACAGGTGCGCCGACCGGCGTTGCTGCCGGTGTTGACGATGATCACCGGCTATTCGCGGTGGTTGTCGGCGCTGCTGCTGCCGACGCGTTCGGCAGCCGATCTTTTCGCCGGGTGGTGGCAGCTGATCGAAAAGCTGGGCGCGGTGCCGCGGGTGCTGGTCTGGGATGGCGAGAGTGCGATCGGCCGGTGGCGGGCCGGGCGGGTGGAGCTCACCGGGGAGTGCCAAGCCTTCCGCGGGTCACTGGGTACCAAGGTGTTGGTGTGCAAACCCGCCGACCCCGAAGCCAAGGGACTCGTCGAACGCTGTCACGATCACTTGGAGCGCTCTTTCTTGCCGGGTCGCTCTTTCGGGTCGCCATCGGACTTCAATACTCAACTGCAGCAGTGGATCTCGGTAGTGAACACCCGACATCGCCGCGCGTTGGGATGTACCCCGGCCGATCGGATGGTCGCTGACCGGCAAGCGATGCTGGCGCTGCCGCCAGTCGCGCCGGCGACGGGGTGGCGATCGTCGACGCGATTGGCTCGCGATCACTACGTGCGCCTCGATGGCAACGACTACTCGGTACATCCCTCCGTCATCGGACGCCGCATCGAGGTGATCGCCGACCTGAACGTGGTGCGGGCCCTCTGCGAGGGCCGCGTCGTCGCCGACCACGAACGTATCTGGGCGCGGCATCAGACGATCTCCGATCCCGAACACGTCGCGGCCGCGCGGTCGCTGCGCCGCGAACGGGTCGCGGTGCTGCACTCAGTCGCCGAACTCGACGTCGAACAGCGGGCCTTGAGTGACTACGACACCGCCCTGGGCGTGGGCGATCTCGACGGCGGGGTGGCGTGA
- a CDS encoding thermonuclease family protein has protein sequence MDGDTIDVRDDTRGRLRVRVLGIDSPEVHQPGWSVGCWGPEAAKFAADTLTGQRVALAADPSQDSRDRYGRTLAYVEMADGRDFSVTAAAAGMAHSYVYDDKPVSRYPDIAAAEAQARNARRGLWGPPCEGNTESAPL, from the coding sequence GTGGACGGGGACACCATCGATGTCCGGGACGACACCCGCGGCCGCCTTCGGGTGCGGGTGCTGGGGATCGACTCGCCGGAAGTGCACCAGCCGGGCTGGTCAGTGGGATGTTGGGGCCCGGAGGCGGCGAAGTTCGCGGCGGACACGCTGACTGGCCAGCGGGTGGCGCTGGCCGCTGATCCTTCGCAGGACTCCCGCGACCGCTACGGAAGAACCTTGGCCTACGTCGAGATGGCGGACGGGCGCGACTTCTCCGTCACCGCGGCTGCAGCCGGGATGGCTCACTCCTACGTCTACGACGACAAGCCGGTGAGCCGCTATCCCGACATCGCGGCCGCTGAGGCGCAGGCGCGCAACGCACGCCGAGGACTGTGGGGTCCGCCCTGCGAGGGCAACACTGAATCGGCTCCGCTGTGA
- a CDS encoding alpha/beta fold hydrolase, producing the protein MVQDCEIRYQRTGVVGAPPLILIHGASGHSAWWTAVVPLLRGTHDVVTMDLSGHGDSGHRRRYDADIWADDVSAVVNDLDAGPAVLIGHSMGGLVALHTAGRHRHQVAAVVAVDSAVIPHRPLGTGTRGVKFYANQDEALANFRLRPRTSTADPALLASVARAGLRRDEFGWRWKFDPNALQRLSREELYESIRRITCPTGFIYGSRSELATAGTVQFLGSLMGTTVPHVVVNGAFHHVPLDAPVNTAAAIETLLSTLLPAHARSTSDPPVDRRD; encoded by the coding sequence GTGGTCCAGGACTGCGAGATCCGCTACCAACGGACCGGTGTCGTCGGCGCACCTCCTCTCATACTCATCCACGGTGCGAGCGGACATTCCGCGTGGTGGACGGCGGTGGTTCCCTTGCTCCGCGGAACGCACGACGTCGTCACGATGGACCTTTCCGGCCACGGTGACAGCGGGCATCGTCGGCGCTACGACGCCGACATCTGGGCCGACGACGTTAGCGCCGTCGTCAACGACCTCGACGCCGGTCCTGCGGTGCTCATCGGCCACAGCATGGGAGGCCTGGTCGCGCTGCACACCGCGGGACGCCATCGCCACCAAGTCGCCGCCGTCGTCGCCGTCGACAGCGCGGTGATCCCCCACCGACCCCTCGGCACCGGCACCCGAGGAGTCAAGTTCTACGCCAACCAGGACGAGGCGCTGGCAAATTTTCGTCTGCGACCCCGCACCTCGACTGCCGACCCCGCCCTTCTCGCGTCCGTCGCTCGTGCCGGCTTACGGCGCGACGAGTTCGGCTGGCGGTGGAAATTCGATCCAAATGCGTTGCAACGCCTCTCACGTGAGGAACTCTACGAATCGATTCGCCGCATAACGTGCCCGACGGGATTCATCTACGGATCTCGGAGTGAATTGGCCACGGCGGGGACGGTGCAATTCCTCGGGTCGCTGATGGGCACCACGGTGCCACACGTCGTCGTCAACGGAGCCTTCCACCACGTACCGCTCGACGCCCCGGTGAACACTGCGGCCGCCATCGAGACCCTGCTGTCCACGCTTTTGCCGGCTCATGCGCGTTCAACATCAGATCCCCCGGTCGACCGTCGGGATTAG
- a CDS encoding aldehyde dehydrogenase family protein — protein sequence MTRDLHHWIDGRARANGAAATVVVSGPLDRLPVATVPLGSAKDVDDAVAAARQAFPAWRNLAPVERGRLLAKVAARLRERERDFVDVEVSETGKLTSEMVSGLHVSADYFEFYAGVVRALFGETINLGAGDHAFTSREPFGVVGMITPWNGPLTQASRGVSAALAAGNTVVLKPSEFTSSTSVMLAELASDVGLPPGVLNVVLGTGTEVGSSICAHPDVRLLAFTGSVGVGKMVARAAADRLVPAILELGGKSANIVFDDADLERATQSALTICVGAGQQCSALSRLLLQDTIYEDFLARVGAAMTSRVPGPTLAPMTTEAQYDKVVEYFEVARAEGARLVTGGRAVTGELARGRYVEATVYADVTPDMRLFREEVFGPVLAATPFTTEDEAIALANDSEFGLAASVWTTDSARGLRVASSLESGQVMINGGRSGIETPFGGYKASGIGREKGFESLKHYTQVKTTIVSTR from the coding sequence GTGACACGGGACCTACATCACTGGATCGACGGACGAGCGCGGGCGAACGGAGCCGCGGCGACGGTGGTGGTGTCGGGTCCGCTGGATCGCCTGCCGGTGGCGACAGTGCCCCTTGGATCGGCCAAGGACGTCGACGACGCGGTCGCCGCGGCACGTCAGGCCTTCCCGGCGTGGCGCAACCTGGCACCGGTGGAGCGCGGCCGGCTCCTAGCCAAGGTTGCGGCGAGGCTCCGGGAACGCGAGCGAGATTTCGTCGACGTCGAAGTGTCCGAGACGGGCAAGCTGACCAGCGAGATGGTTAGCGGTTTGCATGTCTCTGCCGACTACTTCGAGTTCTACGCCGGCGTGGTCCGCGCCCTCTTTGGCGAGACCATCAATCTCGGCGCGGGCGACCACGCATTCACCAGTCGCGAACCCTTTGGCGTGGTGGGAATGATCACGCCATGGAACGGGCCGCTGACGCAGGCGTCGCGGGGGGTCTCGGCCGCGTTGGCGGCGGGGAACACCGTAGTGCTCAAGCCCTCGGAGTTCACTTCCAGCACGTCGGTCATGCTCGCCGAATTGGCTAGCGACGTCGGTCTGCCGCCAGGCGTCCTCAACGTGGTGCTCGGAACGGGCACCGAGGTGGGCTCGTCGATCTGTGCACATCCGGATGTGCGCTTGTTGGCGTTCACCGGGTCGGTTGGCGTCGGCAAGATGGTAGCCCGGGCTGCCGCGGACCGTTTGGTGCCAGCGATCCTCGAACTTGGCGGCAAGTCCGCGAACATCGTGTTCGACGACGCCGACCTGGAGCGGGCAACGCAGAGTGCTCTGACAATCTGCGTAGGAGCCGGCCAGCAGTGTTCGGCGTTGAGCCGACTACTGTTGCAGGACACCATTTACGAGGATTTCCTGGCACGGGTGGGCGCTGCGATGACGTCGCGCGTTCCCGGGCCAACGCTGGCGCCGATGACCACCGAAGCGCAATACGACAAGGTGGTCGAGTACTTCGAGGTGGCGCGGGCCGAGGGTGCGCGGCTCGTCACGGGCGGACGCGCGGTGACCGGGGAACTGGCGCGCGGACGCTATGTCGAGGCCACCGTGTACGCCGACGTCACCCCCGACATGCGGCTGTTTCGCGAAGAAGTGTTCGGTCCGGTACTCGCGGCGACCCCTTTCACCACTGAGGACGAGGCAATTGCGTTGGCCAACGACTCGGAGTTCGGCCTCGCGGCCAGTGTGTGGACCACGGATTCGGCGCGGGGTTTGCGCGTCGCATCATCGCTGGAGTCCGGACAGGTCATGATCAACGGAGGCCGTTCCGGAATCGAGACGCCCTTCGGGGGATACAAGGCCAGCGGAATCGGCCGGGAGAAGGGCTTTGAATCTCTGAAGCACTACACACAGGTGAAGACGACGATCGTCTCGACGCGCTGA
- a CDS encoding type II toxin-antitoxin system PemK/MazF family toxin yields the protein MSRALRSQVYRVDLGHGGKPWVIISNNSRNRNLDTVLAARITTTSKHAHVPTVIPLTAADPLVGFVLVDDIVQLYHDELTESLGTLSPPTMAEISRALRIALPEDGD from the coding sequence ATGAGCCGTGCGCTGCGCAGTCAGGTGTACCGAGTGGATCTCGGTCACGGCGGCAAACCGTGGGTGATCATCAGCAACAACTCACGGAATAGGAACCTGGATACCGTTCTGGCGGCACGTATTACGACTACTAGCAAGCATGCTCACGTGCCCACGGTCATACCGTTGACCGCCGCGGACCCCTTGGTGGGGTTCGTCTTGGTCGACGACATCGTGCAGCTGTACCACGACGAGCTGACCGAATCTCTGGGCACCTTATCGCCGCCGACCATGGCTGAGATCAGCCGGGCGCTTCGGATCGCCCTTCCTGAGGACGGTGATTGA
- a CDS encoding Zn-dependent alcohol dehydrogenase: protein MLVDVKASGLCHSDYYVATTEIGQSLPAVLGHEVSGVVIEVGANVVGFAAGDHVVACLAGFCGRCDRCLSGRSNLCRNYPAGTQRSPGDRSRLTLGGEAIAQFSEVSGFAERVLLHQNNAVVIPHDVPFPQAAILGCGVTTGAGSAIRSAGVRVGEDVAVIGCGGVGLNTIQGAALAGARKVIAVDIQPTKLELASTKFGATHTVNAADQDAVEAVRELTAGGVDHAFEVIGGIPRTLEQAVEMLAPGGTAYIVGAQPPTSALAMPAANFLFQKTGLRGVFMGSTNFKVDIPLYAELYLQGRFNLDDLISRTIRLDEINEAYADLAGGNVARSMITSF from the coding sequence GTGCTGGTCGACGTGAAGGCCAGCGGTTTGTGCCACAGCGACTATTACGTCGCGACCACGGAGATCGGACAGTCGTTGCCCGCGGTCCTGGGTCACGAGGTGTCCGGAGTGGTGATCGAGGTGGGTGCCAACGTCGTGGGTTTCGCTGCCGGCGACCACGTCGTGGCATGCCTCGCCGGGTTTTGCGGGCGGTGTGACCGCTGCCTCAGCGGGAGGTCCAACCTGTGCCGCAATTACCCCGCCGGAACCCAACGCAGCCCCGGTGACCGTTCGCGCCTGACGTTGGGGGGCGAGGCGATTGCTCAGTTCTCCGAAGTGTCGGGCTTCGCCGAACGCGTGCTGCTGCACCAAAACAACGCCGTAGTGATTCCCCATGACGTGCCGTTCCCTCAGGCGGCAATTCTGGGGTGCGGCGTGACGACGGGCGCAGGGTCGGCAATCCGGTCGGCCGGCGTGCGCGTGGGTGAGGACGTCGCCGTCATCGGGTGCGGGGGAGTGGGCCTCAACACCATCCAGGGTGCCGCGCTCGCGGGCGCCCGCAAGGTGATCGCCGTCGACATCCAGCCGACAAAACTCGAGCTGGCATCGACGAAGTTTGGGGCCACCCACACCGTGAACGCCGCCGACCAGGATGCGGTGGAGGCGGTGCGTGAGCTCACCGCCGGGGGAGTCGACCATGCCTTCGAAGTGATCGGCGGCATTCCACGGACCTTGGAGCAAGCCGTGGAGATGCTCGCCCCGGGGGGCACGGCGTACATCGTCGGAGCACAACCGCCCACCTCGGCCTTGGCGATGCCGGCGGCGAACTTCCTCTTCCAGAAGACCGGTCTTCGAGGCGTGTTCATGGGTTCGACGAATTTCAAGGTCGACATACCGTTGTATGCCGAGTTGTACCTGCAAGGGCGCTTCAACCTCGACGATTTGATCTCACGAACAATTCGGCTCGACGAGATCAACGAGGCCTACGCCGATCTCGCCGGCGGGAATGTGGCGCGCTCGATGATCACGTCGTTCTAA
- the istB gene encoding IS21-like element helper ATPase IstB, translating to MATRTTADKPARDLAAEVAYLTRALKAPTLRESVDRLAERARTESWSHEEFLVACLQREVSARESHGGEGRIRAARFPARKSLEEFDFDHARGLKRDLIAHLGTLDFVVAKDNVVFLGPPGTGKTHLAIGLAIRACQAGHRVLFATAADWVNMLAQAHHAGKLQAELVRLGRYPLLVIDEVGYIPFEPEAANLFFQLVSSRYERASLIVTSNKQFGRWGEVFGDDVVAAAMIDRLVHHAEVIGLKGDSYRLKNRDLGRVPTAATTTED from the coding sequence ATGGCCACCCGCACCACTGCAGACAAGCCTGCCCGAGATCTCGCCGCCGAGGTGGCCTACCTGACCCGGGCACTGAAGGCGCCGACGCTGAGAGAGTCGGTGGATCGCCTCGCCGAACGGGCCCGCACCGAATCCTGGAGCCATGAGGAGTTCCTGGTGGCGTGCCTGCAACGCGAAGTCTCCGCACGCGAATCACACGGCGGCGAAGGCCGCATCCGGGCGGCGCGCTTCCCAGCCCGAAAGTCGTTGGAGGAGTTTGACTTCGATCATGCACGCGGGCTCAAACGTGACCTGATAGCGCACTTGGGCACGCTGGACTTCGTCGTCGCCAAGGACAACGTGGTGTTCCTGGGCCCACCCGGCACCGGCAAGACCCACCTCGCGATCGGCTTGGCGATCCGGGCCTGCCAAGCCGGGCATCGCGTCCTGTTCGCCACCGCCGCGGACTGGGTCAACATGCTGGCCCAGGCCCATCACGCCGGCAAGCTACAAGCCGAACTGGTTCGCCTCGGCCGCTACCCACTGCTGGTCATCGACGAGGTCGGCTACATCCCGTTCGAACCCGAAGCCGCCAATCTCTTCTTCCAGCTGGTGTCCTCACGCTATGAGCGGGCCAGCCTGATTGTCACGTCCAACAAGCAGTTCGGCCGGTGGGGCGAAGTGTTCGGCGATGACGTCGTCGCCGCAGCGATGATCGACCGCCTCGTCCACCACGCCGAAGTCATCGGACTGAAAGGAGATAGCTACCGACTCAAGAACCGAGACCTTGGCCGCGTTCCCACAGCGGCTACGACCACCGAAGACTGA